The proteins below are encoded in one region of Tsuneonella sp. CC-YZS046:
- a CDS encoding alpha/beta hydrolase, translated as MSHFIRPDVQFLLQKIRELAAPSVTEVGPEGARDMMRRAARLDLPEVQLPVRRDWTIPGPGGDPLPLRLYDSRESRESSSALLYFHGGGFVIGDLDSHASLCSHIAKELDLPVIAVDYRLAPEHPWPAGPDDCEAAARWIASSPAELGFTVSGLVFAGDSAGGALAAVTAMALRDEAADAPVICQWLIYPTVDLGSGSYRSLREFAKGYFLETREIVWFNGLYAPDAESWRASPIKGAAAGLPPAVIHTASLDPLRDQGRAYAARLAEAGVPTLLLEAEGVVHNFAIMRAALPSVTKDLAKALAGVRLFLRQA; from the coding sequence ATGAGCCATTTCATCCGCCCCGACGTCCAGTTCCTGCTCCAGAAGATCAGGGAGCTTGCCGCCCCTTCGGTGACGGAGGTGGGGCCGGAAGGGGCGCGGGACATGATGCGCCGCGCCGCGCGGCTCGATCTTCCCGAAGTGCAGCTGCCGGTGCGCCGGGACTGGACCATTCCCGGCCCCGGCGGCGATCCGTTGCCCCTGCGGCTATACGATTCGCGCGAAAGCCGGGAATCCTCATCCGCCCTGCTCTATTTCCACGGCGGCGGCTTCGTGATCGGCGATCTCGACAGCCATGCCTCGCTGTGCAGCCATATCGCCAAGGAGCTGGATCTGCCCGTGATCGCGGTGGATTACCGGCTCGCGCCGGAGCATCCCTGGCCAGCCGGGCCGGACGATTGCGAAGCGGCGGCGCGCTGGATCGCTTCCAGCCCCGCGGAGCTGGGGTTCACTGTCTCCGGCCTCGTTTTTGCAGGGGACAGCGCGGGCGGCGCGCTGGCGGCCGTCACGGCCATGGCGCTGCGGGACGAAGCCGCCGATGCCCCGGTGATCTGCCAATGGCTGATCTATCCCACGGTCGATCTGGGCAGCGGCAGCTATCGTTCGCTGAGGGAGTTTGCGAAGGGCTATTTCCTCGAAACCCGCGAGATCGTGTGGTTCAACGGCCTTTACGCCCCCGATGCGGAGAGCTGGCGCGCATCGCCGATCAAGGGTGCGGCCGCCGGCCTGCCCCCTGCCGTGATCCACACCGCATCGCTTGATCCGCTGCGCGATCAGGGGCGGGCCTATGCCGCCCGGCTGGCGGAAGCGGGTGTCCCCACCCTGCTGCTGGAGGCAGAGGGCGTGGTGCATAATTTCGCGATCATGCGCGCCGCCCTTCCCTCGGTGACGAAGGACCTCGCCAAGGCGCTTGCCGGAGTGCGCCTGTTCCTCCGGCAAGCCTGA
- the acs gene encoding acetate--CoA ligase: MSEAIHPVPAEWASNALIDARAYAEKYERSVNDPEGFWAEEARRIDWIKPFTQVKDTCFDQEGFGIRWFHDGTLNLSANCLDRHLAAKGDTVAIIWEPDDPKSPGRTLTYRELHEETCRFANALKANGVKKGDRVTIYLPMIPEAAVAMLACARIGAIHSIVFAGFSPEALGGRIEDCASDIVITSDEGLRGGRKVPLKANVDEALAHHASVSRVIVVSHTGAGVPMKEGRDIWWHDAIAGQPGECPAEEMNAEDPLFILYTSGSTGKPKGVLHTTGGYAVWTSMTHEYTFDYRPHADGSNQIYWCAADIGWVTGHSYVVYGPLANGGTSLMFEGVPNFPDHSRFWQVIDKYDVEIFYTAPTALRALMREGDDWVRKSSRKSLKLLGTVGEPINPEAWEWYYNVVGEGRCPIVDTWWQTETGGHMITPLPGAIDLKPGSATKPIFGVKPALVDNDGKLIEGPGEGALVITDSWPGQMRTVYGDDERFFQTYFSTFKGYYFTGDGCRRDEDGYYWITGRIDDVINVSGHRMGTAEIESALVAHDNVAEAAVVGMPHDVKGQGIYAYVTPMEGVEPTDELRKELVQWVRHEIGPIATPDVIQFAPALPKTRSGKIMRRILRKIAENDTGNLGDTSTLADPSVVDDLLANRPRASVEQA, encoded by the coding sequence ATGTCTGAAGCTATACACCCGGTGCCAGCCGAATGGGCCAGCAACGCGCTGATAGATGCGCGAGCCTATGCCGAAAAATACGAGCGCTCGGTGAACGATCCGGAAGGCTTCTGGGCGGAAGAAGCCAGGCGGATCGACTGGATCAAGCCCTTCACCCAGGTCAAGGACACCTGCTTCGATCAGGAAGGGTTCGGCATTCGCTGGTTCCATGACGGAACATTGAACCTCTCCGCCAACTGCCTCGATCGCCATCTGGCCGCCAAGGGCGATACGGTGGCGATCATCTGGGAACCGGACGATCCGAAAAGCCCCGGCCGCACGCTGACCTATCGCGAATTGCACGAAGAAACCTGCCGCTTCGCCAATGCCCTCAAGGCCAATGGGGTGAAGAAGGGCGATCGCGTGACGATCTACCTGCCGATGATCCCCGAAGCCGCGGTGGCCATGCTGGCCTGCGCCCGGATCGGCGCGATCCATTCCATCGTCTTCGCCGGCTTCTCGCCGGAAGCGCTGGGCGGGCGGATCGAGGATTGCGCCAGCGACATCGTGATAACGTCCGATGAAGGCCTGCGCGGGGGCCGCAAGGTTCCGCTGAAGGCCAATGTCGACGAGGCGCTGGCCCATCACGCCTCGGTCAGCCGGGTGATCGTGGTCAGCCATACCGGCGCCGGCGTGCCGATGAAGGAAGGGCGCGACATCTGGTGGCATGACGCCATTGCCGGGCAGCCCGGCGAATGCCCTGCCGAGGAAATGAACGCCGAAGACCCGCTGTTCATCCTCTACACCTCCGGCTCTACCGGCAAGCCGAAGGGTGTGCTCCACACCACCGGCGGCTATGCGGTGTGGACCAGCATGACCCATGAATACACCTTCGATTACCGCCCCCATGCAGACGGGAGCAATCAGATCTACTGGTGCGCGGCGGACATCGGCTGGGTGACGGGCCACAGCTATGTGGTCTACGGGCCGCTGGCCAATGGCGGCACCAGCCTGATGTTCGAGGGCGTGCCCAATTTCCCCGATCATTCCCGCTTCTGGCAGGTGATCGACAAATACGATGTCGAGATATTCTACACTGCGCCCACGGCCCTGCGCGCGCTGATGCGCGAAGGCGACGATTGGGTGAGAAAATCCAGCCGCAAGAGCCTGAAATTGCTGGGCACCGTGGGCGAGCCGATCAATCCCGAAGCCTGGGAATGGTATTACAATGTGGTCGGCGAAGGGCGCTGCCCGATCGTGGATACCTGGTGGCAGACCGAAACCGGCGGCCACATGATTACGCCCCTGCCCGGCGCCATCGACCTGAAGCCCGGCAGCGCGACCAAGCCGATATTCGGCGTGAAGCCCGCGCTGGTGGATAATGACGGGAAACTGATCGAAGGCCCGGGCGAAGGCGCGCTGGTCATCACCGACAGCTGGCCCGGCCAGATGCGCACCGTCTATGGCGACGACGAGCGCTTCTTTCAGACCTATTTCAGCACCTTCAAGGGCTATTACTTCACTGGCGACGGCTGCCGCCGGGACGAGGACGGCTATTACTGGATAACCGGGCGCATCGACGACGTAATCAACGTTTCCGGCCACCGCATGGGCACGGCCGAGATCGAGAGCGCGCTGGTCGCCCATGACAATGTGGCGGAAGCCGCCGTGGTCGGGATGCCGCACGATGTGAAGGGCCAGGGCATCTATGCCTATGTCACGCCGATGGAAGGCGTGGAGCCCACCGACGAGCTGCGCAAGGAGCTGGTGCAATGGGTTCGCCACGAGATCGGCCCGATCGCCACGCCCGATGTGATCCAGTTCGCCCCGGCCCTGCCCAAGACCCGGTCGGGCAAGATCATGCGCCGCATCCTGCGCAAGATCGCGGAAAACGATACCGGCAATCTGGGCGACACCTCCACCCTCGCCGATCCATCGGTGGTGGACGATCTGCTCGCCAACCGGCCTCGCGCGAGCGTGGAGCAGGCATAG
- a CDS encoding OmpA family protein, with product MQHGRILFPVAGAVLSALLALGAAHYSGKMLATRLSAQARHAIAKAGGRGVVPDFHTNQGWPTRHPVLRGGEKLSNETRLAVARAVASIPGVGAIRWAGGSSIKTVGEEPPKPLHCEQDVDALLRARTIRFEESSADIDPASLGLVGEVAEALRPCLGSIIAIVGHTDSSGNVAGNLILSQERADAVRQVLIARGIPADGLRANGVGSAEPINGLDPSDPANRRIEFSVIATMPVKPTPVDTPGPY from the coding sequence ATGCAGCATGGCCGAATTCTGTTTCCGGTTGCCGGCGCGGTATTGTCCGCGCTGCTCGCGCTTGGCGCGGCGCATTACAGCGGCAAGATGCTGGCTACCCGGCTTTCCGCGCAGGCGCGACATGCGATAGCGAAGGCCGGCGGCAGAGGCGTCGTGCCGGATTTCCACACGAATCAAGGGTGGCCCACCCGGCATCCGGTTCTGCGCGGCGGAGAAAAGCTGAGCAATGAGACGCGCCTCGCGGTGGCGCGTGCGGTCGCCTCCATTCCGGGCGTGGGCGCAATCCGCTGGGCGGGGGGATCGTCCATCAAGACGGTTGGGGAAGAGCCGCCCAAGCCGCTCCATTGCGAACAGGATGTGGATGCCCTGTTGCGCGCCCGCACCATCCGTTTCGAGGAATCGAGCGCGGATATAGATCCAGCCAGCCTCGGCCTGGTGGGGGAAGTCGCCGAAGCGCTGCGGCCCTGCCTGGGAAGCATCATCGCCATCGTCGGCCATACGGATTCCTCGGGCAACGTCGCCGGGAACCTGATACTTTCACAGGAACGGGCCGATGCCGTCCGCCAGGTCCTGATCGCGCGCGGCATACCTGCCGACGGCCTGAGGGCGAACGGGGTGGGATCGGCGGAGCCGATAAACGGGCTGGACCCTTCCGACCCCGCCAACCGCCGGATCGAATTTTCGGTGATCGCGACGATGCCGGTCAAGCCCACCCCTGTGGATACTCCAGGCCCCTATTAG
- a CDS encoding vWA domain-containing protein has translation MRLAAPLFAGCALILVAGCAAQRDKDIIVTAQGAQGETKAANDASQAAAQEGGTPTTPPPPPPPPPPPPSPAVLSPRAEMVRAAPGYYVPPVVVPTDPGRERYDGEEVSPVKLVSAEPVSTFSVDVDTGAYANTRRFLTQGIRPPRDAVRTEEMINYFRYDYATPETRAVPFTVATDVARTPWNENTRLLRIGLRGYDLPRKDRPPANLVFLLDVSGSMNSADKLPLVKTALSKLAGELSQKDRVSVVVYAGAAGLVLEPTNDTRKIRDALNRLEAGGSTAGGAGLKLAYQVARDNRIEGGVNRVILATDGDFNVGLTDNKALIEIIEKERDSGITLTTLGFGTGNYNEAMMEQVANHGNGNYAYIDSALEAEKVLSDEMQSTLFTIAKDVKIQVEFNPAQVSQYRLLGYENRALREEDFDNDKIDAGDIGAGHQVTAIYEIVPVDAKGWIAPRRYEDTPAKAATSKLSELAHVRLRYKMPDGATSKLIERTVPAAALQTAALPKGDFAFAAAVAAYGQKLRGDPLLGDFGFPQIVALAGKQTDFWRQEFLRLASVADGLDKQ, from the coding sequence ATGCGTCTTGCCGCACCCCTTTTTGCCGGCTGTGCCCTCATTCTCGTCGCGGGCTGCGCCGCCCAGCGGGACAAGGACATCATCGTCACCGCGCAGGGCGCGCAGGGTGAAACGAAAGCCGCGAATGATGCGTCCCAGGCTGCCGCGCAGGAGGGGGGCACACCCACCACACCGCCTCCACCGCCGCCGCCGCCCCCTCCCCCGCCATCTCCCGCCGTCCTGTCGCCCAGGGCGGAGATGGTTCGCGCCGCGCCGGGCTATTACGTCCCCCCGGTGGTCGTGCCGACCGATCCGGGGCGCGAGCGCTACGACGGTGAGGAAGTCTCGCCGGTCAAGCTGGTTTCGGCAGAGCCGGTTTCCACCTTCTCCGTGGACGTGGATACCGGGGCATACGCCAATACCCGCCGTTTCCTGACGCAAGGCATACGTCCGCCCCGGGATGCGGTGCGGACCGAGGAAATGATCAATTATTTCCGCTACGACTATGCCACGCCGGAAACGCGGGCAGTCCCCTTCACCGTCGCCACCGATGTCGCCCGCACCCCCTGGAACGAAAACACGCGCCTGCTGCGGATCGGCCTGCGCGGATACGATCTGCCGCGCAAGGACCGGCCGCCCGCCAACCTCGTCTTCCTGCTCGATGTTTCCGGTTCCATGAACAGCGCCGACAAGCTGCCGCTGGTCAAGACCGCGCTGTCCAAGCTGGCCGGCGAACTTTCCCAGAAGGACCGCGTGTCCGTGGTGGTCTATGCCGGGGCGGCCGGGCTGGTGCTCGAGCCGACCAATGACACGAGGAAGATCCGCGACGCCTTGAATCGCCTCGAGGCAGGCGGCTCCACCGCCGGCGGGGCCGGGCTAAAGCTCGCCTATCAGGTCGCGCGCGACAACCGGATCGAGGGCGGGGTCAACCGCGTGATCCTGGCCACCGACGGGGATTTCAACGTCGGGCTTACCGACAACAAGGCCCTGATCGAGATAATCGAGAAAGAGCGCGACAGCGGCATCACCCTGACCACGCTCGGCTTCGGCACCGGCAATTACAACGAAGCGATGATGGAGCAGGTCGCCAATCACGGAAACGGCAATTACGCCTATATCGACAGCGCGCTCGAAGCCGAGAAGGTCCTTTCGGACGAGATGCAGTCCACCCTCTTCACCATCGCCAAGGACGTGAAGATCCAGGTCGAGTTCAACCCCGCGCAGGTCAGCCAGTATCGCCTGCTGGGCTATGAGAACCGTGCCCTGCGGGAAGAGGATTTCGACAACGACAAGATCGATGCGGGCGACATCGGCGCGGGGCATCAGGTCACCGCGATCTATGAAATCGTTCCGGTCGATGCGAAAGGCTGGATCGCCCCCCGCCGTTATGAGGATACGCCGGCGAAAGCGGCCACGTCCAAACTGTCCGAGCTTGCCCACGTCAGGCTGCGCTACAAGATGCCGGACGGCGCCACATCGAAGCTGATCGAACGAACCGTTCCAGCCGCCGCGCTGCAGACAGCGGCCCTTCCGAAGGGCGATTTCGCCTTTGCCGCCGCCGTTGCCGCCTATGGCCAGAAGCTGAGGGGCGATCCCTTGCTGGGCGATTTCGGTTTTCCGCAAATCGTTGCCCTGGCCGGGAAGCAGACCGATTTCTGGCGGCAGGAATTCCTGCGCCTCGCTTCGGTGGCGGACGGGTTGGACAAGCAATAG
- a CDS encoding lipopolysaccharide biosynthesis protein, whose amino-acid sequence MTDDKSQSDIAALAKGGRTNFFGFLLRLAARLPFLFIAGRMFGAESLGRFASALVVIELIGQLCALGMKRGLAQWLSQDEVRKPANIVADGMLLALLFSSAGALALYAFPVPMFPSGHYTEIDRLLPFAIIPLALTEVALAAQAYRYDIATTVRARAIVEPWTISIMAGAMYFVDRSSGLSIAYLASVFAAAIVAFIPLLRTYGKPEAWRPHPGQMARLVGQSLPLATADAIEWGTRRLDIAILGLFTHPSTVGIYYVAQQVASLPQKLKTSFEPILGPVITRNLKEKNFAAIAGQVCQVGFWITAAQAGIALALGIPGEGVMGLVGPNFVGGTGALAFLLAAEVAAATAVVSEAALVYVARMRNLYLSILTIALQAALTVGFIILIRRLGFNELFMAAGAAAALMVALGAASIAKAWLLKRILREPVNNWRWALIWAAAPAVAVGYIATLLPEWMELLFGIPAILLTYGFVIWRRGFGPEDRLLFRRKIAPHGG is encoded by the coding sequence GTGACGGACGACAAATCGCAAAGCGATATTGCCGCCCTGGCGAAGGGCGGGCGGACCAATTTCTTCGGTTTCCTCCTTCGCCTCGCGGCCCGGCTGCCTTTCCTGTTCATTGCCGGCCGCATGTTCGGCGCGGAATCGCTGGGCCGCTTCGCCTCGGCCCTGGTGGTCATCGAACTGATCGGGCAGCTCTGCGCACTGGGCATGAAGCGCGGCCTCGCCCAGTGGCTTTCGCAGGACGAGGTGCGCAAGCCCGCCAACATCGTGGCGGACGGGATGCTGCTGGCGCTGCTGTTCTCCAGCGCGGGCGCGCTCGCGCTCTATGCCTTCCCGGTGCCGATGTTCCCGAGCGGACACTATACCGAAATCGACCGCCTGCTGCCGTTCGCGATCATTCCCCTCGCGCTCACGGAAGTGGCGCTGGCGGCGCAAGCCTATCGCTACGACATCGCCACCACGGTCAGGGCGCGGGCGATCGTCGAGCCATGGACGATCTCGATCATGGCCGGGGCCATGTATTTCGTCGACCGCAGCAGCGGCCTGTCCATCGCCTATCTCGCCTCGGTGTTCGCCGCGGCCATCGTCGCCTTCATCCCGCTGCTGCGCACCTATGGAAAGCCGGAAGCATGGCGCCCGCATCCCGGCCAGATGGCGCGGCTGGTGGGCCAGAGCCTGCCCCTGGCCACCGCCGATGCGATCGAATGGGGCACGAGGCGCCTGGACATCGCGATACTGGGCCTGTTCACCCATCCCAGCACGGTGGGGATCTATTATGTGGCCCAGCAGGTCGCCAGCCTGCCGCAGAAGCTCAAGACCAGCTTCGAGCCGATCCTCGGCCCGGTCATCACCCGCAATCTGAAGGAAAAGAACTTCGCGGCGATTGCCGGGCAGGTCTGCCAGGTCGGGTTCTGGATCACGGCCGCGCAGGCGGGCATCGCCCTTGCGCTCGGCATTCCCGGCGAAGGGGTGATGGGCCTGGTCGGGCCGAACTTCGTGGGCGGCACCGGCGCGCTGGCGTTCCTGCTCGCGGCGGAAGTGGCGGCGGCCACCGCCGTCGTTTCCGAGGCCGCGCTGGTCTATGTGGCGCGCATGCGCAACCTGTATCTCTCGATCCTGACGATCGCGCTGCAGGCAGCCCTGACCGTGGGCTTCATCATCCTGATCCGGCGCCTCGGCTTCAATGAATTATTCATGGCGGCAGGCGCCGCGGCGGCGCTGATGGTCGCCCTGGGGGCAGCCTCGATCGCCAAGGCATGGCTGCTCAAGCGCATCCTGCGCGAGCCGGTCAACAACTGGCGCTGGGCGCTGATCTGGGCCGCCGCACCGGCGGTGGCCGTCGGCTATATCGCCACCCTGCTGCCGGAATGGATGGAATTGCTGTTCGGCATTCCCGCCATCCTGCTCACCTACGGCTTCGTAATCTGGCGGCGCGGTTTCGGCCCGGAAGACCGCTTGCTGTTCCGCCGCAAGATCGCGCCGCACGGGGGCTAA